From the genome of Helicoverpa zea isolate HzStark_Cry1AcR chromosome 1, ilHelZeax1.1, whole genome shotgun sequence, one region includes:
- the LOC124633042 gene encoding uncharacterized protein LOC124633042 — MDPSQTYTPMKEPKYCFVPACKNSSRDTQKAFFAVPSSAKQEWCHAVGIACPKRVIYICEDHLNLQEDVENYRYWITMKVRPKLKSRLPHSLRRTPMSTFHQEIIEPRPSTSSTASSSFHYESPVTTKVSKGVQVKPRTADRTTFCAIYKKKTKKPLLQEDDEMEEVLLPSTQGSSTSVEMSEVSSEIYTKTVMQSHRSFMLDLIKKKTQNYIGLPKNYYWLINYLESNLNVKSFDIIVTLYKIKNNTPFYQISDLFEVSLTTLWRIFFRTLCVLSKFFKQLIYSPQVYDVKRKLPASFNTNKEYSNVFCIIDCFEIEIEKPSNPIFQSLSWSQYKNANTLKYLIATTPDGFVNFVSAGFGGRISDANIVEKSGFLDVLPPKCTVLADRGFKHVDTLLSRNQNKLLRPPSVAKDQKLSKRDAIKSKVIASLRIHVERVIRRVRLYKLLKPHSVINNKLIQHADDAVIVACGLINLQGSIIKNE, encoded by the exons ATGGATCCCAGTCAAACATATACGCCAATGAAGgaaccaaaatattgttttgtaccaGCCTGCAAAAACAGTTCTAGAGATACTCAAAAAGCATTTTTTGCGGTGCCTAGCTCAGCAAAACAAGAGTGGTGCCATGCTGTGGGTATAGCATGTCCTAAACGTGTTATATATATATGCGAAGATCATctcaat TTGCAGGAAGATGTGGAGAACTACCGGTATTGGATAACTATGAAAGTACGGCCAAAATTGAAGTCTCGATTACCACATTCTCTCAGGAGGACACCAATGTCAACTTTTCATCAAGAAATTATTGAACCTAGACCTAGCACATCTTCAACAGCTTCCTCCTCATTTCACTATGAAAGTCCAGTCACTACAAAAGTCAGCAAAGGAGTACAAGTAAAACCACGAACAGCGGATAGAACTACTTTTTGTGCCATTTACAAAAAGAAGACAAAAAAACCTTTGCTTCAAGAAGATGATGAGATGGAAGAAGTGTTGTTGCCTTCAACACAAGGAAGTTCTACCTCTGTTGAAATGTCAGAAGTCTCATCAGAAATCTACACTAAAACTGTAATGCAGAGCCACAGAAGCTTTATGCTTgaccttattaaaaaaaaaacacaaaattatataggcttaccaaagaattattattggttaattaattatttagaaagtaATCTAAATGTAAAATCTTTTGATATAATAGTAactttgtataaaattaaaaataataccccATTCTACCAAATCTCAGATTTGTTTGAGGTATCATTAACCACATTATGGAGAATATTTTTCAGAACTTTGTGTGTTCTATCCAAGTTCTTCAAACAATTGATTTATTCCCCTCAAGTATATGATGTCAAAAGAAAATTGCCAGCCTCCTTCAAtaccaataaagaatattcaaatGTGTTTTGCATTATTGACTGTTTTGAGATAGAAATTGAAAAACCCTCAAATCCTATTTTCCAGTCTCTATCATGGTCTCAGTATAAAAATGCcaatacattaaaatacttGATAGCTACAACACCGGATGGTTTTGTCAACTTTGTATCTGCTGGTTTTGGGGGACGTATATCTGATGCCAATATTGTAGAAAAAAGTGGTTTTTTGGATGTGCTGCCACCAAAGTGTACTGTATTGGCAGACAGAGGATTTAAACATGTTGATACTTTACTAAGTAGAAATCAGAATAAACTACTTCGGCCACCCAGTGTTGCAAAAGATCAAAAATTGTCAAAGCGGGATGCTATCAAAAGCAAAGTCATTGCCAGTCTGCGCATCCACGTTGAGAGGGTAATAAGAAGAGTTAGGCTATATAAATTGTTGAAACCACActctgtaataaataataaattaattcaacatGCAGATGATGCTGTTATTGTGGCATGTGGGTTGATAAATCTACAAGGTTCTATTattaagaatgaataa
- the LOC124633051 gene encoding uncharacterized protein LOC124633051: MKVSEGFVVADSRNLPKVDYLMLLQYMHENECYNIAETRSAKALLASREAYVDTAVGYVEVKREGNSCTVKCRVTPEHRVKSKLYQVTAVIDESVEKIVTVQCNDCAASAGGCKHAICFAIWLIKRSDEPSTTSTMCYWSKPKLAGAVGDQKFILAKNIGKMKRAPDNVDMTVNIAMFSEECKRRKVTTGLILNYCGNQQPQLNDFSVFNLVLNFIHQAADHCYDNFKSFSATTITEDVVKSIAEATKAQANSTLWHSMRQGRVTGSRIYEAIHCKTENGALVQSILGGYKVPETKAIKRGKTLEKEVLKELEQELGAIQHTGLILISPIIGVSPDGICKDFVIEIKCPISDKTMKSYVRDGELYEKYKAQIMLQMHAAKKLKGLFCIADPSFEQTKLLHKYWIDYDEKHVTYLLGAAEEFWKQFIFNSVLESAK; the protein is encoded by the coding sequence ATGAAGGTTTCGGAAGGATTTGTAGTGGCCGATAGCAGAAACTTGCCgaaagtggactatttaatgcTATTGCAATATATGCACGAAAATGAATGCTACAATATTGCAGAAACACGTAGTGCCAAGGCATTACTAGCATCACGTGAAGCATATGTTGACACAGCTGTAGGATATGTAGAAGTCAAGCGAGAAGGTAACTCATGCACCGTTAAATGCAGGGTAACACCCGAACATAGAGTGAAATCTAAGTTATATCAGGTTACAGCTGTTATCGATGAATCTGTTGAGAAGATTGTCACAGTTCAATGCAACGACTGTGCAGCTTCTGCAGGAGGCTGCAAACACGCCATATGCTTTGCAATTTGGCTCATAAAACGGTCAGACGAACCATCAACTACGTCAACTATGTGTTATTGGAGTAAACCAAAACTTGCTGGAGCTGTAGGTGACCAGAAATTCATCTTAGCAAAAAACATTGGCAAAATGAAAAGAGCTCCAGATAATGTTGACATGACTGTAAATATCGCTATGTTTTCCGAAGAATGCAAGAGACGTAAAGTCACAACgggattgattttaaattactgTGGAAATCAACAGCCCCAGTTGAACGACTTCAGTGTTTTTAATTTAGTGCTGAATTTTATACACCAAGCAGCTGATCACTGCTATGacaattttaaatcattttctgCAACAACTATTACCGAAGATGTagttaaatctattgctgaagCTACAAAAGCTCAGGCAAACTCTACACTATGGCATTCTATGCGTCAAGGGAGAGTCACAGGGTCTAGGATCTATGAAGCCATTCACTGTAAAACCGAGAATGGTGCCTTAGTACAAAGCATTCTTGGAGGTTACAAGGTGCCAGAAACAAAGGCTATTAAAAGGGGCAAAACTTTAGAAAAAGAAGTTCTCAAGGAGTTAGAACAGGAATTAGGAGCAATTCAACACACAGGGTTGATTTTAATATCCCCTATAATAGGGGTTTCACCCGATGGAATTTGTAAAGACTTtgtgattgaaataaaatgccCCATAAGTGATAAGACAATGAAAAGTTATGTGAGAGACGGTGAActgtatgaaaaatataaagctcAGATAATGTTACAGATGCATGcagcaaaaaaattaaaaggacTGTTTTGTATTGCTGATCCTAGTTTTGAACAGACAAAACTCCTACATAAGTACTGGATTGACTATGATGAAAAACATGTGACATATTTATTAGGTGCAGCTGAAGAATTTtggaaacaatttatttttaattctgttttagaaagtgcaaaataa